The Oncorhynchus kisutch isolate 150728-3 unplaced genomic scaffold, Okis_V2 scaffold898, whole genome shotgun sequence genome segment agggggggctaccactcagagttgagcctgtggggtcccctacaggatagctcccgcattacactaatggccaaaaccagcgcacacacacatgatctccgttgtagctgaacgttgaatacccgaagaggattctacgatgacggacagacaactgagccaatggcggaagactacagactacaccccagctgaaccaatccaaagatccgatcttccagaatcaacctactttctgttctatatataagtggtgtactgattgtatcggtctcttcttcgtctgcgcttccgtacgaaccagcgggagagccgtaattacgctgttctagatatcttcactctgaataaactgtagcttgtcatacaatttaccaccttgtctgaatcgatccttgaccgactcgtccgtctacatatccaattactaacaCTATGTTTGGCGTAGAAATCAGCCTTACACAGGCAATATGCCCATGTATCATCTCCAATTAACGGCTTCAACCAGCTTTTGATttcagggtttgattcccactcctttctgtatttttgtgtacagtttagactgagaTATGAGCTAGGCAGCTAGATGTTTAGCTTatgtatgtgcacacacacacagtggacaaggtGAGGAAGTGACTGGAGGCTGTATGAGTCAAAAGCAGTGTTTTATTTTTGTGCAGTGATTTGTTTTAGacaaagaacattttacatttacatcctgccctgaatgtaagccagggcgggataAGCCAACGGCGGCTTCCCGCTTGCtcgattcatttgcagtctggacgtgGAGGGGTGAAcaactcctgctctgactgcagctgggagggactgctgTGCAAGGACTGGGCCGCAGTGTttccaacttagcgactttgtcacTATATTTAGTGAGTGTTCAGATCCCTCTagcgacacattttcaaaaaagtgactagcgacaaatctagcgactttttctggtgttattggagactcttgacgtgaaagcacgtatcgttcttactcttctcaacgagcagTGGGTGCTGCCATCGGCCCAATGCACTCATAGGCGGCccagcagtgttgccaactcctcagtaaggaaagtagctattggatgtcctaaaagtcgctagaagttaacttcttatggctgggggcagttgAGCAGCTTGGATGagtaaggtgcccagagtaaactcaGGGGCCTCAGGAGAGCTTCCGTCTTCAGGAGCGGTGGGACTGGATGGCCCAGACCTGGGTGCGTCAGCAGGTTCCCCTGACAGAGGTGCCGCTGAGCTGGAGGACGGGCGCTCATAGGAATGACATGAGGGATGTGGACTGTCTGGTCCACATCCTCCTGAAAGCCCTCGTCGAGCTGCTCGAAGGCGGCTGCCTCTTCCGGAAGGCCAGGGCCCGCGCTGACATCCTGCGGCACTCTGCCAGTCTGTGAGTACAGGTACTCCACTCCGAGAAGTTCCCCTATtaatgcaacaaaataacaaacaagaAAAACTCAGGCAATAGCAGAGTAGTGTTGATGATAAGATTGGAGGAACTGGACTCGGTCATGAACCAGGACACGGTGGAATAAAATATATGTAGGCTGTTTATTCAGTGAAAAAGTATTGCTCAGGCGTGCACGGGCTCATTCACacttgactcagagagagagacagctggaatGCGCGCCGAAGACAAAACGTGCATCAGAATTAATACATAgaatgacgtaggtagattctggtagtcCTGGCTTCTGGTAGGTTGCTTGTAGGTGATAGACAGTCCTCTCCAGCCTAgtgtcagtatcccattggttcttGACAGAGTTCTTTGTTCTctatgctggtgtgtgtggttagagggtttcagtgtgtgtgtttggatgtgtgtgtgttatcgtagCCAGCCACCTGTGCGGGGGGTGCTGCCAGTGCGGTTAGTATCTGCTGGGAACAGGGGGAGGTTATGAAACAGAGAGCATTTATTAGTGCAAGCTACAATTGGATGGTTAAGCCAGTTAATATTGTTATAACAGTAGGGATGTGTTAATGGGATGTAATTAATGCAACTGATGTAAATGTTCATTCTCTTACTCGACTTACCCCTGTACTCGCTAGGCTTGGTGTAGTCCTTACCCTGTGCCTTGCCAAGCAACCCTTTGGCTGCTAAGGTTAAGGATGTGCTGCAGGTGGCCACTGTAGGAGAGCAGGGGCTTCCTGTTCTTTCCCTCCACTGCTGCCTGCGCACGGTCCTCGTTCCACCTCATCAGTCCATCCAACAGGAATGCCTGGAAATGCATTGCAGTTGCTCTGGTACCTGAGAGAACAATGCACGATTAGGGTGGGAGAGCTGTTGCTGTCAAACATGAAACATTAAGAATTACTTTAAGCTACACAATTACAATTACCGGTTGAGGTGGAGGTAGAATGACTCCAAGGATGTGGAGCCCCGTGCTCAGTGATACCGGCATTTGCCGATCTCGTGGGTCCTGTATACAGTGGATGTGGCGCATCCGTATGGAGTCCAGCAACGGGATGCCCAGGGTGTCGACCCCGTTCTCGCTGTTGAAGGTCTCGAGGAGGTCAAGGAGAAGGACTTCGGTCGCCGCAGCTCCACGCGTACGACCCCGACAGTGAAGTGCCATCTCCTTACTGGCGATTTACCTCAATCTCTGCCTCGTTGAGACCGACCATCCCGTGCTTCCCCTCCATCTCAGACCTCTTGGCCTCCAGCAGTCGGCGGACATCGCCTGCATCCCACTCAAagatgcaggctgacagctgccACATGAAGGGACCGTAGAGCTGGTGGCTCTCAGTGGTGACACCTGACGCGAACTGCCCCATCAGGTGCCAGATGTCCAGCCGAACCACCAGCTGGTCCCAGTCATTGTACAGTTacggccaaaagttttgagaatgacacattaattttcacaaagtttgctgcttcggtgtctttagatgtttttgtcagatgttaaAAATagaaatactgaagtataattacaagcatttcataagtgtcaaaggcttttgacaattacatgaagttgatacaAAGAggcaatatttgcagtgttgacccttctttttcaaacCTCTGctatctgccctggcatgctgtcaattaatttctgggccacatcctgactgatggcagcccattcttgcataatcaatgcttggagtttcaGAATTTGTacgtttttgtttgtccaccgcctcttgaggattgttctcaatgggattaagatctGGGGAGTtttctggccatggacccaaaatatataTGTTATGTTCCCcgggccacttagttatcacttttgcattatggcaaggtgctccatgctggaaaaggcatggTTCGtaaccaaactgttcctggatggttgggagaagttgctctcgaggatgtgttggtaccattctttattcatggctgtgttcttagtcaaaaatgtgagtgagcccactcccttggctgagaagcaaccccacacatgaatggtctcaggatgctttactgttggcatgacacaggactgatggtagcgatCACCTTGTCTTCCCCggaacaatcggaaaggggattcatcagaggaaatgactttaccccagtcctcaacagtccaatccctgtaccttttgcagaaaatcagtctgtccctgatgtttttgctggagagtagtggcttctttgctgccatcctccaaaagtcttcgcctcactgtgcatgcagatgcactcacacctgcctgctgccattcctgagcaagctctgtactggtggtgccccgatcccgcagctgaatcaactttaggagacagtcctggcgcttgctggactttcttgggcgccctgaaaaGCCGCCACACAACAATTCAACcgtccttgaagttcttgatgatccgataaatggttgatttaggtgcaatcatACCGGCAACAATAaccagcaatatccttgcctgtgaagctcaTTTTGTgcaagcaatgatgacggcacgggTCGGCAATTCCTGGCCGATCCACCGCTGCTGCTCCTTGGTGAGAGATGAACGCCAACTCTCTGGAAGCTGAGtaagaggagagagtgatgggggagaAGGGATGGTAATGTTTCAGAGAAACGGAGGGCGGCCTTGGAGGCAGGAAGGACTGCTGGGGCaaatcctcctcttctctctgccccaGCGGAGCAGAGGccggggcaggaacaggggcttGGTCAGCTGGAGGCAGAGGCCGAGGGAGCGATGGGGGACCTGTAGGTCTACGGCTTTTGCAGTTACACAGAAATAAATTGGTTAAATGAATTAATTAATCAAATAAATGCATGCATGAATGGACAGACATATTACAAATGTAGATAACAGTGATTAAGTTAATAGCACATTCCAACATGCCCAGATGAATATCAATCAGTGATAGGatgtaacaaacaaaaaaatgtatgagTGTTGGTCAAGTTTGAGTGTGAAACTGAAATGAAATTAGTGATTTAAAATGGAAAAGAGAAAGTCATGATTACGTGACTGTCACAACTcttgtcgtcggtggaagaagtggaccaaagcgcagcatcgtaagtgttcatgatttattaTCAAAAcacgaacaaaacaacaaagagcaAAACGACAACgaccagttctgtcaggtgcagaaacacaaaacacaaaataatcacccacaaacacaggtgggaaaaagctgcctaagtatgattctcaatcagagacaacgatagacagctgtccctgattgagaaccatacccagccaaaacatagaaatacaaaacctagaaataaagaacatcaaatgcccacccaaatcacaccctgaccaaaccaaatagagccctaaaaaggctctctaaggtcagggtgtgacagtgacATGCAGGATGGCAGCTACAATGGATAGGTAACATATTTAATAGTTCATACATGCAGTGACTCTCCTCAAAATCCAGATGACTCTTACCAATACATTTCCTTGGGCTGATGACAGGGAAAAATGTAACACACTTTAATATGTCAGCAAACTTTAACTGAATACTTATCAAAACGTATCAAACTTCCTATGTTAATTAATAGTGACGTAAAAACAAACATGTTCTGTCAGCAGCTGCTTTGACCAGCCCTGTGTCTGATAGATCTGTTGGCGGCAGTGCTGGTCGAGGGAAAGACACCCCTATATCACGTGGAGAGAGAAAGGATTGTGAGCTACACAGCTTATCCAAAAGGGTTAGTATTATCTTACATGTGTAACTACACACTCACCTTGAACTGCAATGAGTTTCTTCATCTTCGCCTGCAGTTCACCTGGGGCGAGAGAGCGCCTTGAAAGGAACGCAGATATCGCAGGACCAAGAGGCCTTTGAAAATGAAACATAGCGtaaacagtggggagaacaagtatttgatacactgccgattttacaggttttcctacttacaaagcatgtagaggtctgtaatttttatcataggtacacttcaactgtgagaaacgggatctaaaacaaaaatacaaaaaaaatcacattgtatgatttttaagtaattaatttgcattttattgcatgacaaaaGTATTTGATACGTCAGAAAAGccgaacttaatatttggtacagaaacctttgttttcaattacagagatcatacgtttcctgtagttcctgaccaggtttgcacactgcagcagggattttggcccactcctccatacagaccttctccagatccttcaggtttcggggctgtcgctgggcaatacggactttcagctgcctccaaagattttctattgggttcaggtctggagactggctaggccactccaggaccttgagatgcttcttacagagccactccttagttgccctggctgtgtgttttggttcGTTGTCATGCttgaagacccagccacgacccatcttcaatgctcttactgagggaaggaggaggtcaagatctcgcgatacatggccccatccatcctcccctcaatacggtgcagtcgtcctgtcccctttgcagaaaagcatccccaaagaatgatgtttccacctccatgcttcacggttgggatggtgttcttggggttgtactcatccttcttcctccaaacacggcgagtggagtttagaccaaaaagctctatttttgtctcatcagaccacatgatcttctcccattcctcctctggatcatccagatggtcattggcaaacttgagatgggcctggacatgcgctggcttaagcaggggaccTGCTCTTTtaatgacggcgtagtgtgttactaatggttttctttgagactgtggtcccagctctcttcaggtcattgaccaggtcctgccgtgtagttcagggctgatccctcaccttcctcatgatcattgatgccccacgaggtgagatcttgcatggagccccagaccgcaggtgattgaccgtcatcttgaacttcttccattttcgaataattgcgccaacagttgttgctttctcaccaagctgcttgcctattgtcatgtagcccatcccagccttgtgcaggtctacaattgtatccctgaagTCCTTACAcatctctctggtcttggccattgtggagaggttggagtctgtttgattgagtgtgtggacaggtgtcttttatacaggtaacgagttcaaactggtgcagttaatacaggtaatgagtggagaacaggagggcttcttaaagaaaaacgaacaggtctgtgagagacggaattcttactggttggtagatgTTCAAATACTTTTGTCattcaaattaattacttaatcatacaatgtgattttcgtgatttttgttttagattccgtctctcacagttgaagtgtacctatgataacaaaATTACAttcctctacatgctttgtaagtaggaaaatcagcagtgtattaaatacttgttctccccactatatgTAATCATTTCCAACTGTGTAGAACAAGTAGAATTATATTTTCCTTTAAGATATGTAACCCTTACGTAGCCGCGCTGTTGGGCCGGGCGTTACTGGCGGGGGTGGTGCTGGCTGGGGCGGTGCTGGCTGGGATGGTGCTGGCTGGGATGGTGCTGGCTGGGGCGGTGCTGGCTGGGGCGGTGCTGGCTGGGGCAGGCCTGGCCACAGCAGCTACCCTCTCCTGGTCTCTGCGCTGAATGTAGTCAATCAAGGCGGCCATCGCACTGCCAGGATAACGGGGTGTCTGCGTCCTCAAGCTCCTGACATATATCTGTGtgagaaacagcagagggaacgtTTCAGATGTAAAATGTTGCATAAAACACACTGAGATGAacatagaaaacacaaaagatgCGCAGCACCCATTACTTTATCCTGTACACCCGTAGCCTCATACAGGTCCTGCAGTGAGTCCCACTTGTACTTCCCGATGCCAACAAGGGTCTTGCACGGGAACCAACTAACTGTCAGAGCAAAATAGTTCCATCTTACATACAATGAGGAGAATTAATCTCACCTGGCTAGGAGGACTTTAGCTTCCTCGTACACCCGGTTGAACCTGACCATCTCAGCGAAGACGCACGAATAGCGAGTCAAGGCGTCCTTGTTGGCCCATCAGGGGATGCTGGGAAACGCTGCCCTCACGCTCCCTCTCCTTCTGATGCACTGTTACCACGTGCACCATGTAGCCCACGTCGTTCtccaatgcctaaagactggccacatgtagaggaagccatagagatcgtgggtcctaagtctttgtatggtggatcggctttcaatggaaaaacagcctttcaaaataatagtacttcctggttggattttcctcgggttttcgcctgccatatcagttctgttatactcagacattattttaacagtattgtaaactttagagttttctatccaaatctactaattatatgcatatcctagcctatgggcctgagtagaaggcagttttaATTTGGGCACCAAAGAGATGTTTTTAAATGACACATTTTGGGTAGCCCCCCTGTAGTCAAACAAGTTGGTTGACTAGACGTGTTATTGTCATATTTCATCACATTTATAGTTGATGTTAAATTCGTTGCAAATTAAGCAAAATTACCTCAGATACTCACCGAGTAGCATCAATGGCTGACAGAAAAAGATTTAGGAACATTTCAGAGGAAGATGATTGGCTCTTCATTGGTGGATTTTTGCTCTCTTTCTCCAATTTGGAATAAACTGAAGCATCTGATTGGAGAAGAGGCTAATGGAATAATATGGGTATTTGGAACAATTGGAACAGAGAAGAATGCCCGTCTCAGTCCATCTTGTAGGCTGGCCCCTGGGGGCCTCCACGGGGCACTTGGAGCACCTTGACATACTTTACAGGGCCCCCAAAGATTGCTGAAATGTAGTTGATGTGAACATGTCAAGGTATTGAATGACTTCAGCCATATTCATGTCAAAACATGTGAAATAGgcacactgggcctttaagaaaGTCATAACAGAGTAGGTGTCCCTACAGGTGTATATTAAGTAGCCATGTGCTTCCCAAAATTCAAAAACAGAATAACTAATGAGCCATTTGACACTTAATAGTTTTAGGCTCTCAAGCCAAGCTCTACTTTATTTATCAAACAAGAAAACAGAAAAAAAGTTATAATTAATTTAACTATTTACATATTAAACATAACATAACTATTAAACATATTACACACTGTTTGACACAACTAACTTTAAATTTTTCTTAGATATTACAGAACTATTTACGACGACCATCCAACTCCTTCCTTCACCTCCATGCTGTGGTCCTTGGCACCCGAGGCCCAGgccctttcttctcctccaacCTCTCGACAGCAGTTTTGCCTCCCCCCCGCTGCCTCACAGAAGTGCTCTCCCCTGTACTTGGCTGTGGCCAAATTCTTTTATTTTAGGCTTGCCACATATCTTGCAGGGGAAAGCAACAGGAAACCTCCTCTTCATCACAGGTCCATGACCAGCCTGTGCAATTTTCCTCCTCAAATCTGTGTACCTGGTCAAGGGGAGGCCTGTTGTGAGGGTGGAAGCGGCAGCAACTCTAGCAATAGGGTGTTTGCTTGTTGGTGGGCGCCGCTTATCTTTCCTCCTGACCCCCTTGTGGTTTCTAGATGGAGCTTCAGGTTCTTATCTTTCCTCCTGACCCCCTTGTGGATTCTAGATGGAGCTGGCTTCAGGTTCTTATCTTTCCTCCTGACCCCCTTGTGGATTCTAGATGGAGCTTCAGGTTCTTATCTTTCCTCCTGACCCCCTTGTGGATTCTAGATGGAGCTGGCTTCAGGTTCTTATCTTTCCTCCTGACCCCCTTGTGGATTCTAGATGGAGCTGGCTTCAGGTTCTTATCTTTCCTCCTGACCCCCTTGTGGATTCTAGATGGAGCTTCAGGTTCTTATCTTTCCTCCTGACCCCCTTGTGGATTCTAGATGGAGCTTCAGGTTCTTATCTTTCCTCCTGACCCCCTTGTGGATTCTAGATGGAGCTTCAGGTTCTTATCTTTCCTCCTGACCCCCTTGTGGATTCTAGATGGAGCTGGCTTCAGGTTCTTATCTTTCCTCTTGACCCCCTTGTGGATTCTAGATGGAGCTGGCTTCAGGTTCTTATCTTTCCTCCGGACCCCCTTGTGGATTCTAGATGGAGCTGGCTTCAGGTTCTTATCTTTCCTCCTGACCCCCTTGTGGATTCTAGATGGAGCTTCAGGTTCTTATCTTTCCTCCTGACCCCCTTGTGGATTCTAGATGGAGCTTCAGGTTCTTATCTTTCCTCCTGACCCCCTTGTGGATTCTAGATGGAGCTGGCTTCAGGTTCTTGTCTACAgagtaaatacaggtagtggcTTATTATAACACATTACACAAAGGGAAATTGGTATAGTCAAATACACACGTGAATTTAAGAGAACTCACCTTTGGCGGGGGGGTGTCTATTCATAACTGGGGGCCAACATGGCGGCTGCATTTCAggtgtgggggaggagaggagggaccgGGGAGGGGGGGACAACCTTCCGGTTGGAGCTGGTATCGGTTTCTTGTCCACAGAAGGACAAAAGGGCATTAGTGTCTTAATGAACACACCACACAATATATTGCTATATTTAACACCACACAATATATTGCTATATTTAACACCACACAATATATTGCTATATTTAAACCTGATTGTTACATGTTATTTGAACAAACACATTAATTTTTGGGGTAGTTgattgtttttattttcattAACTTAAGTTGTATTGATTGTTTATTTTTGTAAAATGAACTAAATTTATGGAATAAAatcaaatatatattaaaaaaatatataaagaactCACCTTTGGGGAACCGCCTGTTCAGAACTGGAGGCCACCATGGACGGCTACATGTCAGGTGTGGAGGTGGGTCCTTGTGTTTTCAGAACTGGGGGCCACCATGGACGGCTACATGTCAGGTGTGGAGGTGGGTCCTTGTGTTTTCAGAACTGGGGGCCACCATGGACGGCTACATGTCAGGTGTGGAGGTGGGTCCTTGTGTTTTCAGAACTGGGGGCCACCATGGACGGCTACATGTCAGGTGTGGAGGTGGGTCCTTGTGTTTTCAGAACTGGGGGCCACCATGGACGGCTACATGTCAGGTGTGGAGGTGGGTCCTTGTGTTTTCAGAACTGGGGGCCACCATGGACGGCTACATGTCAGGTGTGGAGGTGGGTCCTTGTGTTTTCAGAACTGGGGGCCACCATGGACGGCTACATGTCAGGTGTGGAGGTGGGTCCTTGTGTTTTCAGAACTGGGGGCCACCATGGACGGCTACATGTCAGGTGTGGAGGTGGGTCCTTGTGTTTTCAGAACTGGGGGCCACCATGGACGGCTACATGTCAGGTGTGGAGGTGGGTCCTTGTGTTTTCAGAACTGGGGGCCACCATGGACGGCTACATGTCAGGTGTG includes the following:
- the LOC116362902 gene encoding uncharacterized protein LOC116362902, which codes for MFISVCFMQHFTSETFPLLFLTQIYVRSLRTQTPRYPGSAMAALIDYIQRRDQERVAAVARPAPASTAPASTAPASTIPASTIPASTAPASTTPASNARPNSAATPLGPAISAFLSRRSLAPGELQAKMKKLIAVQGVSFPRPALPPTDLSDTGLVKAAADRTCLFLRHY